DNA from Tursiops truncatus isolate mTurTru1 chromosome 8, mTurTru1.mat.Y, whole genome shotgun sequence:
gaaatagcatcaaaaagaataaaatacttagtaaaaaatttaaccaagaaggtgaaagacttgtacactgaaaaccagAAAACATTGCTGGAAGAGATTAAAGAAGGCATAAATAAGTCAATCtaatgttcatggactggaagatttaatattgttaagatgcctTTTCTCACCAAATGATCCCCAGATTCAATACACTCCCAGGTGAAActccagtgacttttttttaagaaatccaaaactaaaattcatatggagttGCAAAGAaacccaaataaccaaagcattcttgaaaaggaaaaaacaaagttggCACAGTTGCTGATTCCAAAAATTGCTACAAAACTACAGgaatcaaaacaatatgatactggTGATAAGGACAGACATAAacatcaatggaatagaatcGAGGGTTCAGATATAAACCCATACATCTGTGatcaattgattttctttttaaaaaatatttatttatttatttttggctgcatcaggtcttagttgcagcacacaggatcttctgttgtggcgcacaggcttctctctagttgtggcgtgttgGTGTGatcaattgactttttttttttttttttttttttttttaatgcagtacgcgggcctctcactgtcgtggcctctcccgttgcggagcacaggctccggacgcgcaggctcagcggccatggctcacgggcccagccgctctgcggcatgtgggatcttcccggacgggggcacgaacccgcgtcccctgcatcggcaggcggactctccaccactgcgccaccagggaatccctcaaTTGACTTTCAACAGGGGTGTCAAGACTATTTAATAGGGAAGAAGAGTTTCTTCAATACATGGcattggaacaactggacatccacgtGCAAAACAATGGAGTTCAATCCttacctcacaccacatacaaaactcaaaatgaatcaaagtctaaaatatttgatCTAAAACTATacaactgggaattccctggctgtccagtggtgaggactctgttctctcactgccgtgggcctgggttcgatcctggtTGGGAacataagatcccacaagctgcatggtatGGTGGAAAAACAAGAGTCTTacaagaaaaatagtaaaaattaaaataaacctataaaactcttagaagaaagtaTAGGggcaaatcttcatgaccttggatttgcaATGGTTTCCAAAGAAGGTACACAAATgaccaagaagcacgtgaaagaTGCCCTCCGTCACTCATCATTGGGGAATCGCGATTCGGAAGCACAATTTCATAGAATTCTAAAATTGATCTAACAATTTGATGAAGTTTTCATTAGTCTCCTAACAGTATCTTTCTGTAAACCTTGACAAGTAGATCCtagaatttatatggaaatgcagagGGTCAAAAATTGCTAAAACACTCTTGAAGAAAAACAAGGTGAACAGATTTGATCTGTCAGCTATGAAGACTTATAAAAGTACCGTAACTAAGATAGTGAAGTAGTTGAGGCGTTGTGGCTAAGACAGTATGAAGGATGAGAAAATCAGGCTGATGGCATATAACAGGGAGTGTGGACCTAGACCTAAGACGGCTGGTTCACAGTTACAATGACATTGAAGGGCAGTGGAGAAATATGGTCTTTCAGTAACTAATGCTGGACAACTGGACAGCCGCATAGAAAAAATGAAACTTAGTCACTGCCTAACACCATGTGCAACATAAATTCCAGATCTATATCTGGAACATAAAATAATGATGCTTTGGGAGGTAATATATGGGGTTATCGCCCATATATTATGTTATCTTAATTAAGCAGGAGACAAGAAATAGGAAAGGACTGTAAGTTTCACCATATTAAGAATGTTGTCTCCCTGTGTTCACCAGCCCTAAACTATTTACAACCTTTTCTCAATCCTGGCCAGTTTCCTGCTTGAAAGACCCTTCTTAGAGCAATTGTGCCCTTATCCCAAAGCCTGATAACGACACCCCTTGAGCCATTCTCAGCCCATGCTCTTTCTGGCTTGCGTTTGTTAACTCAGGTTCGTTTGATCATCGACAATTGACAGTCCTTAACTTTTTGAGATATATGCTGAAATCCTTACAGGTAAAATGATACAAGTTCTGAAACCTGCtccaaaattaatttgaaaaaaatagagaaaatcaacagggATAGATAGGATTTATCATAAATTGTTGAAGCTGAGTAACGGTACATGGGCGTTTGTCTACTTTTGTAATGTTTATAATTctctataataaaaaaattattttttttctggtcctTAAGAGGGGATGTTCATTAAGGCCACAGAAAGGCTGCACTCTATTACCGTGGGTCCCAGGCTCACAGTGTGAAAGCATCCAGCCAAACATAACCTAAGTCACACTGGAGTTTGCAGTTCTGTGGAAGGCGGGGAAGAGCAGTGTGGTCGGAGATTTGAGAGAAATAATTCTTTTCAATACCTTCCTAGGACACTCCTAATGAGTAGAACTAAGAGTAGATACAATTAACTTAAACTTGACATTTAAATCttggttaaaacaaacaaacaaaaaaagagtagagaATACTTTCTGTGCTTTAGTATTCAGAGAATAAAACTGTGTCACAGTGAGAGAAATTCTTCTGCTTCGAAAACGCTCCCTCCTATGTTCTACcgtgaaaaaaataaagctgcggggcttccccggtggcgcagtggttgggaatctgcctgccgatgcaggggacgtgggttcgtgccccggtccgggaggatcccacatgccgcggagccgctggacccgtgagccgtggccactgagcctgcgcgtccggagcctgtgctccgcaacgggagaggccacaacagcgagaggcccgcgtaccgcaaaataaataaataaataaataaagctgcatATTCTTCCTCAGAAACCTGAATCCTGAAATTGGCCATTATGAGGATCCCACACACAGAGCGATGTCCGATTAGAGGCTTCAAATAGCTATTCACATATGTTGACTGTTTTCTGTGCGTTTGTAATGAGGACCCAGCCAGGGTTGATGTCCTGGAAATCCCTGGGGCTCTCCCTGAAATCTGTGGGTTGAACGTGGCGTTTAGTCATGTAGCTTGTGTTGTGTGTTTCAGAGTAGGGTCCAAACCAGGCAAGGTGTGAGCGGACCCGTCCATTCCTGCTCCAGTTCCCATCAGGGTCCGGTCCTCGTTACCTGTCGCATTTCAGCATGCAACGCTGAGGCAGCCACACGTGGGTGTGGAGGACACAGGCCAGGACCGTCTCTGGAGAGATTCTGAGCGGCAGAGACAACCGGCGACAGCCATTCAGGCGCGATGGAGACAGCTGGTCACAAAGTCCTCTGTGCCGCGCACATGCAGGACACAGCCCGCCTGTCCTTACCTCGGTTCCATCCGGTCTGTCCTTCTATGCTAGTGACTGCTGGGGACCTCGAGCAGGTGCGACTGAAGTCGCTCAGGGCAGTGGATGTGCCCACAaagggcagcaggagggggcTCTTTGGGGTGATGGACTTGCtctgtatcctgattgtggtggtggcTACACGGACCATACATGtgttgaaattcattttttacaACATGTTAATTTTTTAGAAGTCAATTTTACTgcatgcaaaaaaatttttttaataggaagATCTTTCCTATGAAGATCTGCCTGGTCACTTAAGTGTTTGAGGTGCTAAGACATCTGACTGGTTAAATGACACTACTCACAATTTTGAGTGTTCTCATGAATGTCATTAATCGGTCAATGTTGTTAAAGTTTAGCGGTTTTAATTTGCCAAATTTGTGCAAGAAGAGGCCGCAGCAGCTGTTGCAAATACATGTAGagaaacaacaatgagataccacgaCACACGCCCTGGTGTGAATGCAAAACGGTgcggccactttggaagacagtctgctgctttcttataaagcagaccATAACCTTACCATGGGATCCAGCAATCGTGGtccttggtgtttacccaaaggagctgaaaacttgtttccacacagaaacctgcacacagatgtttacagcagctttattcataattgtcaaaacttggaagcaacaaagatgtcctttaataggtgagtggataaataaactgtggtccattgGACAATGAAATACTGttcagcactaaaaaggaatgagctatcaGGCCATGACAAGGCATGCAGGAACCTTAAAGCATATacctaagtgaaaggagccaagAAGAAGAGGCACAGACTGTATGCGTCCAACCGTATGACgctctggaaaaggtaaaactatggagacagtgaaaagatccgGGGCTGATGAAGGAGGGGCGAGCAGGTGGCGCGCAGGGGACTTTTagggcagggccctgggtggTACTGTCTACAATAGCAGACTCGtgtcattgtacatttgtcaaaacccacagaatgtacaccaccaaggtGAACCGTACTGTGAATCATgggtttagttaataataatgtacaatactggttcatcaattgtaacgaATGTCCCAAACTAATGCCTGGTGCCGGGGAGGCTGGGCACGTGCGTGTGTGAGCTCCATTCTTCCCTaaccctaaaactgctctaaagaaaGTCTACTAATGatctttaaaatgcatataaagtTTAACACAAGAACTACTGGCTTATAAGAAATCCCCTTACTCGATTTGTAATTTACGTGTAAGGATTTCACGGGTGCTGGTTGTAAATGGCCCGAAGCAGGCTCAGGTCTCCCGCCTCCAAAAATGCACCCAAAGGCCAAGGCGCCCCAGGCCCAGGTCTTGCGCGGCatcagcccccgcccgcccccaccGCCCCCGGCCCACCTGCCCGGCGACTGGGAAAGGTCACTGCACGGGCCGACACCCCGCAGGTCCCGCCCGCCGCCCCCGCGGGGGTCCCCTTGTCCCCGGGCGCCCGACCCCAGCGGGCCCGCCGAGGGGCGCCGCCGCGGCGgtgggggcgggcgggcggccgggGCGACAGCTGGGGGGGCGGCCCTGACCTTCCCGCGCGATCGATGGGGCGCGGCTCGGGCGGCGCGGAGCCGGGGCGGCGCcgacccccgcccgccccgctcCCGCTCCCGGGCGCCGCTATAAAGGGGCCGCGGCCCGACGGCCGCTCAGCCCCCGCCCGGCGCCCACCATGGCCACTCgggccctgctgctgctgctactgctgctgccgccgccgctgctccGGGGCTGCGCCGCGCGCCCCGCGCCCCCCAGGTGAGCCCGCGGCCCCGGGCCCCGCGCCCGCCCGCCCCCACCTCGCCCCGgccctgacccccccccccacccggccCCCTCCGCGTCCCCTCCGCAGGGCCCCGCGACACTCGGACGGGACTTTCACCAGCGAGCTCAGCCGCCTGCGGGAGAGCGCGCGGCTGCAGCGGCTGCTGCAGGGCCTGGTGGGGAAGCGCAGGTGAGGGGCGGCGGGATGGGGGTGGACCTGCCAGGGCGCTCCCCAACTCCAGACTAATTCTGACTTGGGGTGGGGAGCAGCGAGCAGGACACAGAGAACAGCACAGCCTGGACCAACTCTGCGGAGGGCCACCTCTGCCTGCTGTGGTCAGACGCGCCCACCCTGCAGGCCTGGTGAGCACCagtcccacccccccatcccccattcCCTGCCCCATagcctccctccctggggcaCCCCAGGTCCCGGGCACAACTGGACACAGCAATGGCCCAGGGGTCTGGGAGGGTGAAACTGTCAGCGCTGGTGACCAGAGAAGGCCCAGTTTCGCCGGGTGGGCAGCGGTCTCCAGCACCAAGACCCCAACCCCTAACCTGGCTGTCTCTGCAGGATGCCCCTGAGGCCCCCCGAGGATCAAGCCTGGTCTCCCCAGATGCCTCTTGGACTGAGGGCTGGGGTCATGGTGTCAGAGCCAGCCATCCCTGCTGCTGAGGGGACCCAGAGGAGGCCCTGAGGAAGAAGGAACCTCCCAAGGGGAGCCTGGACAGGGGAGGGGGGCGGAGGAGGGGGGGTTGCAGTTGGCACCAATAAAGGAGCAATTCAGACCCTGGCCCTGTGAGCCCGCTCTGTGCGCCGTCTGGGTACCATCGAGGAAGCTGCTGCAGGGCATGGCtgccagagggaaggagagacccATCCTCGGGATTCTAGGACCGTGGCTATGCGCAGCTGCCCTTTCAACCTGGGAAGCCAGCAGGGAGCCTCAtctttctgcttccttctctcctgccccaTCCACTGAGCTCCCTGGAAGCCGCCCGGCACCTCTGGCATCCACACAGCAAACATTCAGGGGCTCTGGGAGATGTCCCCTAGATCCTGCCCCGGGGGGCAGCGGTGAGGGGGCAAGGAGGCTCGGCCAAGCAGGAAGAGGCGACAGGCAGGACCCAGCAGGCCACTCCCCAGTGAAGGTACCTGAGCATGAGTCCTGGCTCCCGGTCCAGGCGTGCAGTCTGGATGGGTGGCTTGACCTCCCGGGGCCTGTGGAGCAGGGCTGGTGGTGACACCCCAAGTGCCAGGCTGCAGGAGGCCTTGTACGAAGGTGTTTCAGGCGCGCGTGGCCTGGGGCCTGGAGGTGCGAAGGGCTCCACCGGACCCATcacagcagcccctcccccacccagtgTCCTCTCCCAGCTGCTGGGCTTAGGGGGCTGAGGAAAGATGGAGGTGGGGCAGTTGGGGGCCTCTGCCATGGGCCCCTCACAAGGATGCCCCTCTGTCGGGGCCCAGGGTCCCCCCCCAGCTGCCAGCTGCCCCGAAGCACTGCCATCCTTGTCACTGTGACCCCGCCCAGCCCCCTGGAAGAAGCTGGCTTGTTTCTGGGACAGGCAGGGGAGTCCCTAGGACGCATATAACCTTTCCCCTCCAGACCTGTCCCCTAAACTTGGGGACAGGAGGTGGGCCCGGAGGGGAACACCTGCGGCCTGAGCCTGAACCTCCCGGGCCGCCTTAGGAGCTGTGCCCACGAGGGTTCTGGCAGAGGGGCCCAGCAGAGGGCCATCCCGGGTTGGGGGGCAAGTACAGCAAACACAgaggcccaccccagccccagcccgccCAGGCCCCCAGTGCCCGCCCACCAGCTCTGGGTTCCTCTGTCTTGGGGTCCGTGGGTTGAGCCCCCGTCAGCCCCTGCATGCGGCCTGGTTCCGGCCGGGTAACCACCTGGTCTGCCCCTCCTGGCAGCCGGCGAGGCCTGGCCGGCGGCCGGCGGGGGCCCCCTTGGTGGAGGCCAGTCCTGCGGTTGGTTGGCGGCAGTCGTTGTAAAGGGTCATAAAGTGGGGCGGCGCCTGGCAGGGGCGAAGGTCGCCCCGGCAGACACTGCGCCAGCAGCACAGCCGCTCAGAGGGTCCCAGACGCCAGACGGGCCCACAGCCTCCCCCGGGGCCGCCCGCCTGCCGAGATGGTGACTTGGGCCCTACTGCTTCCTCTGCTCGTGGCCGTGGCCCAGGCCCAGGGTACTGGGGGCAGTGGCAGAGGGGCGGGGTGGCAGGCAGGGGCCTGGCAGGCACCGACCCTTCCTCTCCAACTTCCAGTCTGCTCTGTGGAAAAGAACTTCTTCGAAGTCAGTGAGAACACGAGTCCCGGGCAGCTACTCCTCAACATTACCGTCCCTGAGGGCCAGCAGGTGACCCTCGGACCCTCGCCCACCCGCTTCGCATTTCGGATCCAGGGGACTCAGCTGTTTCTCAATGTGACCCCGGACTACGAGGTGTGGATGGCGGGCCCAGAGCTGGCTGTGCCCACGGGGTCAGCGGGGGTGGCCGACCCTCCATGGGCCCCAGGCGGCCACCCACACTCTTCCCCAGAGAAGGGCTCTCTGGGGAtctttgggtctcagtttgcCCAGGGGGCCTCTCGGGCCCCCAGGCTTGGCTGAGGGCTGGCCCTGAGGGGGTGGGGCCCTCGGGGGACGAAGCTGCCTGGGCCCCGCCGCCCTCTGGACTCAGCATGGGTGACAGGGACCCTTGGCCAGCACCTGCTGCTCTCGCCCTCTGTCTCCTCACCTGTGGAATGGGGCGGGGGGTTGGGCCAGCTGCCCAGGTGATTCCCACACCTGCCCGCCCCCGCAGGAGAACTCAATGCTGGAAGCAGTCCTGGAGTGCAAGAGGGATGACACTGTGGTGAGTCTGCCCCTCAGACCCCCTCCGGCATCCCCACATCCCCACCCTCCCTGTGATGTCAGAGGGCTCCGGCTTGGACCTCTGTGCCCTGCTCTGCCTGGCCCACGGTCACTCCCTGGCGACCTCACCCAGTGGTGTGTTTCAAGTGTCACCTCTGTGCCGGCAATGCCCACACTTCCCCCAGCCCAGACTGTGCCTCGAGCCGCAGACTCACAAACCCGGCCCCGGACGGACATCACACCCCACAGACACCCCCACCCCGAGATCCAAGGCCCCCCCAAAGGCGCCTCGCCCTGCCAGCTCAGTcctcacttccccctccccacgccgGTCCTCCAGCAAATCTGCCGGCTGACTGGGCCTGACACCAGCATCTTCTGCTGGTCCATCTGTTCCCCTCtcggccccgcccaccccagtcCACTCTCCGAATGGCAGGAGAACGATCCTATCCGGTAAAGCAAGCAGCGGTCCCTGCCCTCCCAAATAAAGCGAATAAAGGCCCAGCGGCACGccgcgcccccagccccccaccccggctgCTCCCTGTCACCTCCTCGGAGAGGCGCCCGCCTCCCTGGCCCCTCGCACCAGTCAGCTCTGTGGTCTCCCTGAGCCCCGTGGGTGCCCCCCGCCCGCCGTCACAGCACACCACCCACAAATACCTCAGGATGAGCCTCCAGCGGACAAGGCCGCTTCTGCTTAACGCGGTAGCGTTGTCACGTCCGGAAGAGGCAGGGGCTCCTCAGCAGCGCGGCATCCAACGCCCACACCCCGCCAGCTCCCACCCCGCCAGCTCCCACCCCGCCAGCTCCCACCCCACCAGCTCCAGAGCGGCCGTTCACAGTCTCCTGCCAGCAAGGGCCGCCCAGTGCAGCTGCCTGATGTTTCTCTCACGTCTCTTTCAACACACGGTGCCCTGATTTTCCGTGAGACTGATGCTTGAAGAAATTCAATTGTTTCGCCGTTTTCCTCATTTGGGGTCTTGCTGGTTGCGCCCCCAGTGCCTGCGTTATTTTTCGCCAGGGCATTCGCACcttctgtgctttaaaaaaattgctttctGTTCCTTGTCCGTAACGCCTGCTGGAGCGGGAGCCCCAGGCAGAGAGCTGTCTTGGGAACTGTACCCCAGCGCCTAGAATGAGCTCACGCCGCTGGGCCGgggaccctcctccctcccccaggtgaCCAGCCTGAGGGTGTTTGTGTCAGTGCTGGATGTCAACGACAACCCGCCCAGGTTCCCCTTTGTAGTCAAGGTCCAAAGGGTGCCA
Protein-coding regions in this window:
- the SCT gene encoding secretin — translated: MATRALLLLLLLLPPPLLRGCAARPAPPRAPRHSDGTFTSELSRLRESARLQRLLQGLVGKRSEQDTENSTAWTNSAEGHLCLLWSDAPTLQAWMPLRPPEDQAWSPQMPLGLRAGVMVSEPAIPAAEGTQRRP